Part of the Pseudomonadota bacterium genome is shown below.
AACGCAGCCCAGCTTGTAGCCTGCAGACTTGAGCAGGTCGATGCCTTCCCGCACTCCCGGGTAGAGCCGGGAACGCTTCGAGGTGTTTTCCGCATAGAGCTCGAGAAACATGGGATAGGCACTCTGGAATTCGGCTTCATCCGGCTCCCCGTCGAGTTGCCCGACCAGCGCCCGCCGCACCAGACGTTCGACCCCGTTTCCAACCCAGTCGCGCACCCTCGCCTCTCCCCAGGCAGGACGGCCCAGCCGGCCCATCATGGCATCCACGCAGAACGCGAGATCCGGCACGCTGTCGACCAGCGTCCCGTCCACGTCAATCAGGATCATCTTGGGTTTGCGCATCCGGATTCCGAACTAGGCGACTGCTTTTGCAATCTCCGCACGCATCGCGTCGATGGTTGCCTTGTAGTCCGCCGCACCGAAGATAGCGGATCCAGCGACGAACGTATCTGCGCCAGCTGCGGCAATCGCACCGATATTGTCAACCTTCACGCCACCGTCGATTTCCAGCCGGATGTCACATCCGCTCTCGTCGATAATCCGCCGCGCCTCGCGCAGCTTATCGAGCGCCGCCGGGATAAAGCTCTGTCCGCCGAAACCAGGGTTGACTGACATCAGCAGAATCATATCCACCTTGTCGATGACGTACTTGAGGTAATCCAGCGGGGTCGCCGGGTTGAATACCAGACCCGACTTGCAACCGCTGTCACGTATCAGAGACAGCGACCGGTCGACGTGTTCGCTTGCCTCGGGATGAAAGGTGATATAAGTGGCGCCAGCCTTGGCAAAATCGGGAATGATCCTGTCAACCGGCTTGACCATTAGATGGACGTCGATATCCGCGGTGACACCATGCTTGCGCAACGCCTCGCATACCAGCGGACCAATGGTAAGGTTGGGCACGTAGTGGTTATCCATGACATCAAAATGCACGATATCGGCACCGGCATCGAGCACATTGGTCACTTCCTCGCCCAGGCGGGCGAAGTCAGCTGACAGGATGGATGGAGCAATCTTGTAATCGGCCATGCTGTAATCCTCACGAATTTTGCGCCCGAAACCACGGGGTTGCCTGTAAAGCGAACGCGCACTTTACCCCATCAACCGCGTATTTTCAGCACCCGTGCAGCCGCAACGGGACGCGCAAAAACCGCTGCGGCACGCAACATGCCTGTCCCGGCGCGACCACAACAAAACAATTGTTTGATTTTAAATAATATTATAGTGGCCGCAAGCCGCATGGCCGGCCGCAGGCGCAGCATGACGCTATCCCGGGGAAGCGGCGTCCACGGTCCATACTGAGGCAGCCACGCCACATTGCGTCCTGGCGGCATGCGGCAGCAGGACCGCTACCCGCGCAAGAGCGCAAACGGGTAGCTCTGCTACGCGCTGAAACTGCAGATTTTCCGTCACCCGCCATTCCAGCCTGTTGCACTTGCCATTCCGGCTGGCAAGTCTTATAAAGAAAAAAACGACTGCGCATTTCGAGCCTTGATCCAATCTAAAATAACCCGCACAACCGAGATAAAGCTACGAGGTACCGCGATGAGCTTTGAACCACGTATCGGCGACTGGTACCAGGCCATCAACGGCGACAAATTCGAGATCGTCGCCCTGGACGAGGACGAAGCAACACTGGAGATCCAGCACTATGACGGCGCGGTCGAGGAAATCGATTTTGACACCTGGGAAGAGATGGAATTGATCAGCATCGAACCTCCCGAAGACTGGTCCGGATCGTACGATCTGGAGCGCGACGACTACGGTGTAGACCTGGAACTCACAGGCCCCACCGAACACATGAACCCCTTCGACGAACTCGACTGACACTAACCCCCGCCTACTCCCTCAACTGTAACCTGCCCGTGCCGATACCCCTGTTACCTGCAGTAACAGGAGGAACAGCATGGCGATCATTTACGACCTTATCAGCGGCAAGGTCATTTCCGAGCAAGAGGCTGCCGCGGCCAACCGGGATTACCGGCACGAAACTGCAAGCTCTGCCAGCCTGCAGCCCATCGAGAGCCCGCGCTGTCCGGAAGAAGAAAACCCCTGTGACGCCTATATGGTACTGTTGCAGCGGCTGTTGAAGGATCTTTGAACCTGCCTGTCACGGGCTTCGCCGACCCCACCATGCGGCCAATAGTGAGCCACTGAGATTGTGCCAGACGCTGAACAGTGCCCCTGGCAGCGCAGCCGCAGCCGAGAAATACTTGACGGCCAGCGCCACAGCCAGACCCGAATTCTGCATTCCCACCTCGATGGCGAGCGTCCGGCATTCACGCTCATCGCGCCCCAGCCAGCGCGGCAACCAGTAACCTCCCAGCAGCCCAACAGCGTTATGCAATACCACGGCGGCGACTACGCCGCCGTTCAGCTGCGCCAGTTGAGCGTGATTGAGCGCAATGATTATCGCGATGATTAGCACGATCGCGAGGACGGACACCGTTCGAAACAGGTGTTTCAGCAGGGCGAGCTGACGCCGCAGCACATGGTTGCAGAGTACGCCCAGCACCACAGGAACGATGATTATCTGCAGGATACTCAACAGCATTTCGAATACCGGAACAGGAACGCGCTGGCCGGCATACAACAAGGTCAGCAACGGCGTCGCCAGTACGGCCAGCAGCGTGGTCAGCACGGTCAGGGTAATCGAGAGTGCCACGTCGCCATTGGCGAGATAGCATATGACATTCGAAGCCGTGCCTCCGGGGCTACACCCGACCAGCACGACACCAACCAGCAACTGGGGCGGCATGCCCAGACTCAGCGCGAGCACCCAGCCAGTCAACGGCATCAGCAGGAATTGCAGTAGAACCCCGAGTACTACAACTGGTGGGCGCTGCATTACTGTCACAAAACGATGACCGGACAGGGTTATCCCCATGCCGAACATGACCAGTCCGAGCAGCGGCGCTATCGCCGGCTTCAATTGCGCGAACCAGTGCGGCTGGAGCAGTGCCGCCATCGTACCGAGCAGCGCCCACAGCGGGAACAGCGCAGTGACGTTCATGCGCGTCCGGCCAGTTGCAACCGGGCACAAAATTCACGCTGCTGGATAAAGACCGATTCCCCATCCATATATAGCGGCAGCAGCAGCAATGCCTGCCCGACGCATGGGCCGGCGATGCACTGGCCGTCATGCAGATTGAACAACGCCGCATGCATTGAACACTGGATGAGATCGCGGTCCGGGCTCAGAAACTGGTCCGGCATCCAGTCGAGAGGCGCCCCGGTATGGGGGCAACTGTTGAGGTATCCGAACACCCCGGCGACCGAACGCACCAGGAAGACATCGTGCAACCGGCCAGCGCAGGAAACAGACATACCGCGACTGCCCGGCACGTCGATAGCGTCAATTCGGCAAAGGAATATCCGGTCACCTGTATCCTGCATGATCGCAGACTACGACTGCCTGCGCCATTGTCAATAACAGCGGCGCAGTTTGCTGCTGACTCAGTTCTCCCGGACCACCCGGAAGCCGAGGTTGTCCAGCCTGGTGTCCTGGTCCAGTTGTCCCCGCTTCGCACTACGCAGGGTATCCAGCGGGCTGGTGTAGCCCCCGCCACGCACTACACGCTGACTGCAGTGCGGACTCAGCCAGGCAGATCCGTCCTGCGGCGCACCATCGTAGCTTTCGTGGTAACAGTCCTCTACCCATTCCTGCACATTACCTGCCAAATCATGCAGCCCGTAGGCATTGGCCGGGAACTGCCCGACCGGCGCGGTGCTTGCACCGTCCCACTGGCTGCCGCAGTTATGGCAATTCGCCCAAACACCGTCGGTAGCCTCGGCATCTTCCGCCGCCATCCACCAGTACAGCCAGTAACTTCCGCCGCGCGCAGCATATTCCCACTCGGCCTCAGTGGGCAGACGATAGACATGACCGGTCTGATCAGTCAGCCAGTCGGCATAATCCCGGGCGTCACTCCAGGACACATTCACGACCGGCCGCTCGTCCCGCCCCCAGGTCTCGTCGAAAGGCAGCCGCCGCCCTGTAGCCCTGGCAAATCTGTCATACTCTGCGAACGTGACCTCGTACTTGCCGATGGCGAAACCGGGCAACTTCACCAAGTGCCGCGGTCCTTCCTCGAAATTCAGCGAGTTTCCATAACTACCCATGAAATAACCGGCCACCGCCAGCTCCACCATTTCCGGCCCCGCCCCCCCGTTCTTGAGCGCATCGCTGAAATCCCGCAGCACGGCCTGCCGAGCGGGACGAGCGCGCATCTGGGTGTCTGCGTGCTCAATAGAGGACGGGACTGCGTTCCGATCCGCTGGGCTAGCAGCCGTTGCAGCGCGATCCGGCGACGGTCCGGCTGTCACGGCTTGCCGCCCGGATTTCAGCCCGGCATCAGAGACGGACTGCGGTGACATCGACTGCTGCCGTGTATCCGGCGCGACGACAGGCTGAGGCGTGACCTGCACCGGCGGTGTCACCCCCGGCCGCACTGCGCCTGCACCGCCTACGGCGGCAGCCTGATCAGGATGCGGTGTCGCCGGCTGCTGTGCGTGCGTGCTCGAGGCTGTCGTATCCCGGCCCGCCTGCTGGCTACCCAGCAGCCACCAACCCGCGACCACAATCATCACGGCGACAACCGCCCCA
Proteins encoded:
- a CDS encoding phosphoglycolate phosphatase — encoded protein: MRKPKMILIDVDGTLVDSVPDLAFCVDAMMGRLGRPAWGEARVRDWVGNGVERLVRRALVGQLDGEPDEAEFQSAYPMFLELYAENTSKRSRLYPGVREGIDLLKSAGYKLGCVTNKAAQFTEPLLKDLGVFGDFAIVISGDTLTKKKPDPEPLLHAATYFGCRPRDALMIGDSVSDVAAARAAGFQVVCMSYGYNHGVDIREAGPDAVIDSLTEICPLLEAAA
- the rpe gene encoding ribulose-phosphate 3-epimerase yields the protein MADYKIAPSILSADFARLGEEVTNVLDAGADIVHFDVMDNHYVPNLTIGPLVCEALRKHGVTADIDVHLMVKPVDRIIPDFAKAGATYITFHPEASEHVDRSLSLIRDSGCKSGLVFNPATPLDYLKYVIDKVDMILLMSVNPGFGGQSFIPAALDKLREARRIIDESGCDIRLEIDGGVKVDNIGAIAAAGADTFVAGSAIFGAADYKATIDAMRAEIAKAVA
- a CDS encoding DUF6763 family protein, encoding MSFEPRIGDWYQAINGDKFEIVALDEDEATLEIQHYDGAVEEIDFDTWEEMELISIEPPEDWSGSYDLERDDYGVDLELTGPTEHMNPFDELD
- a CDS encoding bile acid:sodium symporter family protein — encoded protein: MNVTALFPLWALLGTMAALLQPHWFAQLKPAIAPLLGLVMFGMGITLSGHRFVTVMQRPPVVVLGVLLQFLLMPLTGWVLALSLGMPPQLLVGVVLVGCSPGGTASNVICYLANGDVALSITLTVLTTLLAVLATPLLTLLYAGQRVPVPVFEMLLSILQIIIVPVVLGVLCNHVLRRQLALLKHLFRTVSVLAIVLIIAIIIALNHAQLAQLNGGVVAAVVLHNAVGLLGGYWLPRWLGRDERECRTLAIEVGMQNSGLAVALAVKYFSAAAALPGALFSVWHNLSGSLLAAWWGRRSP
- a CDS encoding Rieske 2Fe-2S domain-containing protein; amino-acid sequence: MSVSCAGRLHDVFLVRSVAGVFGYLNSCPHTGAPLDWMPDQFLSPDRDLIQCSMHAALFNLHDGQCIAGPCVGQALLLLPLYMDGESVFIQQREFCARLQLAGRA